One Streptomyces sp. ML-6 genomic region harbors:
- a CDS encoding amidohydrolase family protein — translation MSVIDCHAHLWNPGEGFGWIRPGSAHHRVFSLPDLEESGAGCDPAGTVLVEAGRGDAGETLALRELRLRRPDLVAGYVANLQVHGEAGPHRLRALLDGPGEARPNGMRLSGPAWESTPESARKLVPVLAGAGVVLELNLGGGALRTAAELAAGDPGLTVVVDHLGNPPNLRTRDPDDWYRDVERAAALPNVVVKISGLLTQQHGVPAARVDRLVRHVTDTFGPARCLVGSDWPICLPRGSRADSLATVRRGIAQLPEEQRREVLHTTAVRVYGLRG, via the coding sequence ATGTCCGTGATCGACTGCCATGCCCATCTGTGGAACCCGGGGGAGGGGTTCGGCTGGATCCGTCCGGGCTCCGCGCACCACCGGGTGTTCTCGCTCCCCGACCTGGAAGAGTCCGGCGCCGGGTGCGACCCGGCCGGAACCGTCCTGGTCGAGGCGGGCCGCGGCGATGCCGGCGAGACGCTCGCGCTGCGCGAACTGCGCCTGCGCCGCCCCGATCTGGTCGCCGGTTACGTGGCGAATCTGCAGGTCCACGGGGAGGCCGGGCCGCACCGTCTGCGGGCCCTCCTGGACGGGCCGGGCGAGGCGCGGCCCAATGGGATGCGGCTGAGCGGACCGGCGTGGGAGTCGACGCCGGAATCGGCCCGCAAGCTCGTTCCCGTGCTGGCCGGGGCGGGTGTGGTGCTCGAACTCAACCTCGGCGGCGGTGCCTTGCGGACGGCCGCCGAGCTGGCCGCCGGAGACCCCGGGCTGACCGTGGTCGTCGACCACCTCGGCAACCCGCCGAACCTCCGGACACGGGACCCCGACGACTGGTACCGGGACGTCGAACGCGCCGCCGCGCTGCCGAACGTGGTGGTGAAGATCTCCGGCCTGCTCACCCAGCAGCACGGTGTCCCGGCCGCCCGGGTCGACCGCCTGGTCCGGCACGTGACCGACACCTTCGGCCCGGCCCGCTGCCTCGTCGGCTCGGACTGGCCGATCTGCCTTCCCCGGGGTTCCCGGGCCGACTCCCTGGCGACCGTCCGGCGGGGCATCGCCCAGCTGCCCGAGGAGCAGCGGCGGGAGGTGCTGCACACGACGGCCGTGCGCGTGTACGGGCTGCGTGGTTGA
- a CDS encoding response regulator transcription factor, with translation MTIRVLLADDQALLRGTFRMLFDSTDDMETVGEAADGREALELAREQRPDVVLMDIRMPGMDGLDATRHINESEDLAGVKVLVLTTFEDDEHVAEALRAGASGFLGKGARPDELLDAVRTVAAGEALLSPSATRVLIERFLAQPEPCAAGVHERLECLTPRERDVVGLVALGLSNDEIAERLFVSPLTAKTHVNRAMTKLAARDRAQLVVIAYQCGLVSPAAEPGPSRTPV, from the coding sequence ATGACGATCCGCGTACTGCTCGCCGATGACCAGGCCCTGTTGCGGGGCACCTTCAGGATGCTGTTCGACTCCACGGACGACATGGAGACGGTGGGGGAGGCGGCCGACGGGCGCGAGGCGCTGGAACTGGCACGCGAGCAGCGCCCCGACGTGGTCCTGATGGACATCCGGATGCCGGGGATGGACGGCCTGGACGCCACCCGGCACATCAACGAGTCCGAGGACCTCGCCGGGGTGAAGGTGCTCGTCCTGACCACCTTCGAGGACGACGAACACGTCGCCGAGGCCCTGCGCGCCGGGGCGAGCGGCTTCCTGGGCAAGGGGGCCCGGCCCGATGAGCTCCTCGACGCCGTACGCACCGTCGCGGCCGGTGAGGCGCTGCTGTCTCCGTCCGCGACCCGGGTGCTGATCGAACGCTTCCTCGCCCAGCCGGAGCCGTGCGCGGCGGGCGTGCACGAGCGGCTGGAGTGCCTGACGCCGCGGGAACGCGACGTGGTGGGACTGGTGGCGCTCGGACTGTCGAACGACGAGATCGCGGAGCGGCTGTTCGTCAGCCCGCTGACCGCCAAGACCCACGTCAACCGGGCCATGACCAAGCTGGCGGCCCGCGACCGGGCCCAGCTCGTCGTCATCGCCTATCAGTGCGGCCTGGTCAGCCCGGCAGCCGAGCCGGGGCCGTCGCGGACCCCCGTGTAG
- a CDS encoding sensor histidine kinase — translation MAVVISGWRRRDRGRNGALEVLGVTVLFVLSVVAASVVPHERHFSLRWSAVVLAGVGCSALLWRYRHPVGVLAVAVGCGVAFQVLGFRESPLVINSVLVSVYTVAVLTDRRVTWTAASASAAVLVGAAVLCDPRSWLAPDNAAMLAWTALPAAVGDGVRSRRAYVAAVEERAEHAERTREQEAQQRVAAERVRIARELHDIVAHHIALINAQAGVAAHLVERHPERILAALEDIRDTSRSALDELRVTVGLLRQSGDPVAPRDPMPGLARVPELLASFEYAGLSVSHTRLGTAEPLAPAIDLAAYRIVQEALTNVHKHAGADHARLFLHYHPERLTITVEDDGRGGRQARPGTGHGLIGMRERASTVGGRLYAGTRPEGGFTVTAELPLRPGLAMGEPPRRDGHDDPRTARR, via the coding sequence ATGGCGGTGGTGATCAGCGGATGGCGGCGGCGGGACCGGGGCCGCAACGGCGCGCTGGAAGTGTTGGGCGTGACGGTGCTGTTCGTGCTGTCGGTCGTGGCCGCGTCCGTCGTCCCGCACGAACGCCACTTCTCCCTGCGCTGGTCCGCCGTGGTGCTCGCGGGAGTGGGCTGTTCGGCACTGCTGTGGCGGTACCGTCACCCGGTCGGCGTACTGGCCGTCGCGGTCGGCTGCGGAGTGGCCTTCCAGGTGCTCGGCTTCCGGGAGAGCCCACTGGTGATCAACTCCGTCCTGGTGTCGGTCTACACCGTCGCCGTGCTCACCGACCGGCGCGTCACCTGGACGGCGGCCTCGGCCTCGGCCGCCGTCCTGGTGGGCGCGGCCGTGCTCTGCGATCCCCGCTCCTGGCTGGCCCCCGACAACGCGGCGATGCTGGCGTGGACCGCCCTGCCGGCCGCCGTCGGGGACGGGGTGCGCTCGCGCCGCGCCTACGTCGCGGCGGTGGAGGAACGGGCGGAACACGCGGAACGGACGCGCGAGCAGGAGGCACAGCAGCGGGTGGCGGCCGAACGGGTACGGATCGCACGCGAACTGCACGACATCGTCGCGCACCACATCGCCCTGATCAACGCCCAGGCCGGGGTCGCCGCCCACCTGGTGGAGCGGCACCCGGAACGGATCCTGGCCGCGCTGGAGGACATCCGGGACACCAGCCGCTCGGCCCTGGACGAACTACGGGTGACCGTGGGACTGCTGCGGCAGTCCGGCGACCCGGTGGCGCCGCGCGATCCGATGCCGGGCCTCGCCCGGGTACCGGAACTCCTGGCCTCGTTCGAATACGCCGGCCTGTCCGTGAGCCACACCCGGCTGGGCACCGCGGAACCACTGGCCCCGGCCATCGACCTGGCCGCGTACCGCATCGTGCAGGAGGCCCTGACCAACGTGCACAAGCACGCCGGGGCCGACCACGCCCGGCTGTTCCTGCACTACCACCCCGAACGGCTGACGATCACCGTCGAGGACGACGGACGCGGCGGACGGCAGGCCCGCCCCGGGACGGGGCACGGGCTGATCGGGATGCGTGAAAGGGCCTCCACGGTCGGCGGCCGGCTGTACGCGGGAACGCGCCCGGAGGGCGGCTTCACCGTGACGGCCGAACTGCCCCTGCGCCCCGGCCTGGCCATGGGCGAACCACCGAGGAGGGACGGGCATGACGATCCGCGTACTGCTCGCCGATGA
- a CDS encoding aldo/keto reductase: protein MTGSPASGAPLRLPFDLPRLGIGTAPLGGLFQEVTEQEAVATLEAAARAGIRYFDTAPRYGHGRAEERLGRLLGPAGITGPVISTKTGWLLRPGADGGPGEVVTDWTEAGIRASLESSLERLGRSSVDILYLHDPDDYPEEVRRTAYPAVRRLREEGLVRAIGFGMNHSGPLAAYVAEFDVDVVLVAGRFSLLDHEALETLLPLCARTGTAVVVGGVFNTGLLADPSPDAMFNYRPVPAQELARARRCGEICAGFGVPLAAAAVQFPFLHPAVTSVVVGCRSAAEVTANAAAYRFPVPEQLWVRLAEEGFVPARLVAG, encoded by the coding sequence ATGACCGGTTCGCCGGCGTCCGGGGCACCGCTGCGGCTGCCCTTCGACCTGCCCCGGCTCGGGATCGGCACCGCCCCGCTGGGCGGGCTGTTCCAGGAGGTGACCGAGCAGGAGGCGGTCGCGACGCTGGAGGCGGCGGCCCGTGCGGGCATCCGGTACTTCGACACGGCGCCGCGCTACGGCCACGGCCGGGCCGAGGAACGGCTGGGGCGGTTGCTCGGTCCGGCCGGGATCACCGGGCCGGTGATCTCCACGAAGACCGGGTGGCTGCTGCGGCCCGGGGCGGACGGGGGTCCGGGAGAGGTGGTGACCGACTGGACGGAGGCCGGGATCCGTGCGTCGCTGGAGTCGAGCCTGGAACGGCTGGGGCGCTCGTCGGTCGACATCCTGTACCTGCACGATCCGGACGACTACCCGGAGGAGGTCCGGCGCACCGCGTATCCGGCGGTGCGCCGGCTCCGGGAGGAGGGGCTGGTCCGGGCGATCGGCTTCGGCATGAACCACAGCGGTCCGCTCGCCGCGTACGTGGCGGAGTTCGACGTGGACGTCGTCCTCGTGGCGGGCCGGTTCTCCCTGCTCGACCATGAGGCGCTGGAGACCCTGCTGCCGTTGTGCGCGAGGACCGGCACGGCCGTGGTGGTGGGCGGGGTCTTCAACACCGGGCTGCTCGCCGATCCCTCCCCCGATGCCATGTTCAACTACCGTCCGGTACCCGCTCAGGAGCTGGCCCGCGCGCGGCGGTGCGGCGAGATCTGTGCCGGGTTCGGGGTGCCGCTCGCCGCGGCCGCGGTGCAGTTCCCGTTCCTGCATCCGGCGGTCACCTCGGTGGTCGTCGGCTGCCGGTCCGCGGCCGAGGTGACGGCGAACGCCGCCGCGTACCGGTTCCCGGTCCCGGAGCAGCTGTGGGTGCGGCTCGCGGAGGAGGGTTTCGTGCCCGCGCGGCTGGTGGCGGGGTGA
- a CDS encoding GntR family transcriptional regulator, producing MASNASAGFVSTLATNKDRFRKTLISDQVYELLRQAVVEGDLAPNDRVVESEIARRLGVSQAPVREAVKQLAREGLLMHVPRRGHFVVEISSKDAEYARQVREPLERLAARLATENLTEEHLEELDGLVERMRAAAADNDVSRFRDADIEFHTTVGRISGNPFLTRMWEVLEPSLRALRAISDPLFEGDRQAMADEHGRLVNLLRAGDPDKAADAFADHAAGRGPVPDARAAKKPRKSTAAKKG from the coding sequence ATGGCATCGAACGCGTCGGCTGGGTTCGTCTCCACGCTGGCCACCAACAAGGACCGGTTCCGTAAAACCCTGATCTCCGACCAGGTCTACGAACTGCTCCGTCAGGCTGTCGTCGAGGGCGACCTCGCACCGAACGACCGAGTGGTCGAATCGGAGATCGCCAGGCGTCTGGGGGTGAGTCAGGCCCCGGTACGGGAAGCGGTGAAGCAGCTGGCCCGGGAGGGCCTGCTCATGCACGTCCCGCGCCGCGGCCACTTCGTCGTCGAGATCTCCTCGAAGGACGCGGAGTACGCCCGCCAGGTACGAGAACCCCTGGAGCGGCTGGCCGCACGGCTCGCCACCGAGAACCTCACCGAGGAACACCTGGAGGAGCTCGACGGCCTGGTGGAGCGGATGCGCGCCGCTGCGGCCGACAACGACGTCAGCCGTTTCCGCGACGCCGACATAGAGTTCCACACCACGGTCGGCCGGATCTCGGGCAACCCCTTCCTGACCCGCATGTGGGAAGTCCTCGAACCGAGCCTGCGCGCCCTGCGCGCCATCTCCGACCCCCTTTTCGAGGGGGACCGGCAGGCGATGGCCGACGAGCACGGCCGCCTGGTGAACCTGCTGCGCGCCGGCGACCCCGACAAGGCGGCCGACGCGTTCGCCGACCACGCAGCGGGGCGCGGACCGGTGCCGGACGCGCGGGCGGCGAAGAAGCCGCGCAAGTCCACCGCGGCCAAGAAGGGTTAG